The DNA sequence TATTTGAAATTGATGCCCTAGTAAATACAGGATTCCGGTTACTGAGCAAGCCATCATTCCATAAATAACGAATGTTCTTTGCCAGTTAGGCATTTTCCCAAGGCGACTCATGCTGCAATCCTCAGTGCCTGAGCGGAGAAGCGCTCAAAACATGGGTGATTCTCGTTGTTGCTTAGAGCTAAAACTTTGGTTAGAGCATCTGCATAAATACACTCTTTTGCCAAAATCGAAAATGAGCCCGAAACCTCCGCATGTACTTCAGAGAAATGCTGAGCTAATGGGTTAATGATGTAACTAATTTGGCCATCTCTTTTTGCAAAGTAAAGGCTGCTTGTGGCGATTGCTCCATCCTTTAAAGAGCCAACTTCTATTAACTCTTCAGGTAGCTCTGGATTGCGAATTTGAATGGGGAAAGAGGTATTGCCAAATACCCGAAGGTCGCCGCCCGCATTCACGGAGCCAGAGCATATTCCTTCCGATATGAGCACTCTGACAGCCATATCTACTGCAAACCCTTTAGCAATTCCGCCAAGATCAAGGCAGACTGGTCTCACTGATTTGACAAGATCTGGCGCCAAAAATTCAATATCCTCAATGCCTCCCAATTCGTGATTCGAAAAGGTAATGTGCCTTGGTAATAAGCCTGCTGCAACTAAGCGATGGCCAATGCCGCAATTAAATAAACCATTGGAAGCAAGGTAAATCTCTTTAGCGATCCTAATAACTTGCGCAGTCCATGGGTGAATTTCTACTGCCTCAGCATGGGAATATTGATTGATTAGGCTAAGTTCACTTTGAGCGTTATGAAATCCCATCAGGTCTTGGACTTTCTGAATGGCATCAAAAGCATAGTCAATTGCCATTAACCCATCATCCTCATCAATGGAGATCTCCACAAAGGTTCCAAGCAGGGGTTTGCAGCGAATCATTTTGCTTTGATAGTTTGTGATTGAGCGTTTGGTGAAGCGGTGTTTTTCAGGGCTAACTCATATAAAACGGCAACTCGCTTCACGCCATCAGTGAGATGCTTGCAGGAGAGGGTAGCTCCCCCAATATTTTGAATGTCCTGGTTGAGCTTAATAGGGTCATTCGCCGTCTTGCCAATAAATTGCTTGCGCCATTGCGCCTCAGCTACTTCATAGCCATAAGACTCTACGTATTCCAAGACTTCAATACCTGCAATGCTGCCATTGGGATTAATGGCAACTGCATAGGTAATCATCTCGTGCTTACCAACCACTTCATCAATGACTAGCCAACTACCGTCAGATGATTTCCAGATGCGATCTCCTTGAAAAGGATGGCGAATGCTGGATGCCGCACGCATCTTGTCTTGCAGATCATCGGTAATGATGATGGGCGTCTTTGAGAGCGCTTTATTAGGAAAGAGAATCTTCTGCGCCTGCTCTACAGAAACATAAATTTTTGCATGGGCAATCATGGGCGCACTCAGCATTGCCAGGCCAATAAGGGCCAATGGGTTCGGTTTCCAAATCATCATTTCAATTTAAGCAGTAAGTAGTTCATTTGCTTCATTACAAAGCGCTTGGATTTCTGGGTTGACACCTTGAAGAGTAGATAGCTTTTCAAACATCATGAGCGCTCGTTGCTTGGCAGTTTGGCATTGTGTCGCTTGAAATTTGACTAAGTGAGTCAGAGCCGCAACTAATAGATTCTGAATTTCCATAAGTTCTTTCATTTGGTTTTTAGTTAAGGGGGAAGCCAACTTTGACAATGAATTCATTTACTGAGTGACTATCCCAAACACGGGCGTTTGAGCATTCCGCTTCACCGCCGCCCATACAGGTTCCGCCTGCAAGTTGATAGCGCCAGGCACCCGTTACCCACCAATCCTTTGCCGCATAGTGCACGTTAGGGCCGATAAATGTTGCTCTTTGTACTTGATTGCGTAAATTCAATTCGGAATAGTCATTATGAAAACGCGCCTCTACTCCGGCAGACCATTTGGGGGCGAAGCGATAGCTTGCGCCAACTAAGAAGTCCAACATCGATTCTGGAACATTGCCGTTTTCAATAAACTTTAGGCGTTCATTGGCGACCACGACGTTGCCTGCCAAAATTAATCGATCATCAATAAAGTTCGATTGCAGTAAAAGTCTTGCTTCTAATTCATCCTTATTTCTACCCCAAGTAGGTTCAAGGTAAAGCCCAACGCCGACTGGTGAAGTGACTGGATTGGTGATGCGATAGATGGCCTCAAGAGATCCACCCTCGATGCCACTTTTTTTATAGGCTGTAGCAGGGTCATGTGCAGAAGGTACCCCGTAACCACCCGTACAGGTTGAGGAGTCGCCACAGGCCTCCGGATTGGTGTAATTTTGATTGGCGCTGGTGTAGTAAGAGTTGATATAACCTGCTACTTGTAGATCGTTGGTTAGGCCGTACTCCAACTCTGTTCTTGCGGTCCATGCATCGTAGGTGCCCGACGCCTGTTGCTTATTCAGTTGTAGTCGTTGCTCAAACTCTAGCTTTCCTTTGGGTTGTAAATCTAGGGTGTAAATCCAGCCGAAGGCACCCTCACCCGCGTGGGCAAATGAGAAATGTAGGGTTGCAAGAAGAAAGATGCTGAAAGCGAGAAGTCTATTAATAGTCAATTTCATGGTCATTTGAGGTTGATGGATAAAAATCTAAATGAGAATGGTTCTCAATATAACATCAAATGAGAATGATTCTCAACTAAATAAATGACCATAGCCTTAGAAATGATGAAATTTTTCTTTCTACTCCTCTTTGCTTGTAATATTTCCCTCAATGAACGCTGAGTCCCTGGAAAAACTTGTTTTGATGAAAATGCCTTTTGGTAAGTACGCAGGGCGTGCTTTGGCTGATTTGCCAGGAAATTATTTGGCTTGGTTTGCGCGCGAAGGTTTTCCTAAGAGTGAGTTAGGTCAATTGCTTGAGTTGATGCACACCCTTGATCACAATGGTTTGCGTGGACTGCTGGCGCCAATCCAGCGAGCTCATGGCCTTGCGGCTAAAACCAAATTACTTTGAGCGAATAATGAGAGTAACGCGGTTGCGTTCGTAAGTCGTAGTTGCTGATTCTGGTGGACTGCTTTGTAGCAAGTTTGTCTTGAGATTCGTTTGGGACTCAATTTGCAAGAAAATTTGTTTTGCGAGACTCTCATTGCGGTCGTATTGAATTTGAATACTCTCCACCTTACCCGCCTTGATGCTGTCAATTACCTCATTGAGCTTGCTTGATGAATAGGCATCAAAAAATACTGGATACCAGCCACCAATCAAAGGCTTTTGGCCCTTTGTTTTCAATGGTTCTGAGGCTATGGCACCCGGGCTAGCTGCATCATCGACCCCAGGTAATTGAAAATCAATCCCCGTTTTTTGCACCAAATCTTTGTAGCTAATTGGGGGTGTCATATTGGCTTCGTTGGTATTCTCAATCCAATAAGCCCATGCAGTATTTTTGCTGGGGTCATAAACCAGCTTGAAGAGATGACTCGGTATTGTCACGCGACTTCTGCCGATGCTACCGCTATTGCCAGTGGATCCGGTAAATACATAAATATCGCCAGCAGCTCTTTTTACGTAGGCGCGAGTGGGCTCCTCAACATTCTTTGCCCAGATGCCCTGATTGTTTTGTCTTGCCTGGGGCATCATGTTCGCCAACGAGAATGATTGAGCCATGGAGCGTTCATTACTCATATCACCTGCGGGTGCGTTGTGGCCGCGGTCATAGCCGCTGCCGCGGTAATCTGAGAGCAAGGCGCGTTCAGAGAAGGGCAACCTGGCCTCTTCGTAAAACTGATTAGTTCTTCGCGGGTGCGGGACAGAAAATTGTTCTTTGTTAAGTTTCTCTACCGTGTAAATAGGTTTCTTATCTTGAGGGGAGTAGTAAATCGCGAAACCATCAAAGCAGAGATCTCTTCCAGCCTGATTGCTAATGGGTATTTGCTGGCGTGGAAAAAGACCCTTGCAGTCATCAAAGGCTGCAAAAGTAGTTAGTGAGATTGAGAGGGATGCGAGGAACAGCAGGCTGCGTAGAAATTTCATGGGTTCTAAGTGTAGGACCTCTTCTAATAGCAAGGCCCACTTTTTATCTAGAGCTAGCTACATGGCTAATAAGAGATCTGGGCAAGATCGGATGTTTTCTGCATCTTAAGTGCCGCCTATAGCCGTATCTCTCACTGTGGATGGCGCATTGCAATAGACTCCCATCCCCTACTACCCATAGAAAAGGAGAGGCATGAAAACACTAGATGTATGGTTTTTGAGCTTCCATTTTTTTTGGAAAATCACAAAAAAGTCTGGTTTTATGTAATTTTTTATAGAGTGAAATTAGCGCCCCCTAACATTTATAAGTACTTGATTTAATTAGCTTATATATGGCTTTTGGGGTGCACATACGGGAGTTTCCTGATTTCTAGATGGATAAGTTATGGTTTTTAGCTTCTTTATTCTTGACTTGATATAAGAATCTTCTTAGGATGACCCATGTTTTTTAGATATTGCAATGCAGCATAAAACGGCAGTTCAGTTTTTTGAGGTCTTGCAAACAATGAATGAGTAAATGTTTACCTAACAATTTGAGCGATATGCAGAATCCACAGTCAACCATGTTGGCTGCCAAAGATCTGCTTGCGCATGCCATGGCTCCGGTCTATCGAGTTATTAATGGCTTACTCGTTGTTACTGTATTTATGGTGGTTGGTCTTTGGCTTTCAGGCAGCGGTACTAACGCTGGTGCTTTCGACTTGGCGCGCGTTCTGGTCCCAGATGAAGCTCGGCACATGGTGTGGAGCAATGGCTTTGGCATGCTCAACCAATATAAGGATGCTAATGAAGTAGCTGCTGCTCCGGCCGCAGATACTGAAATCGCAGCAGTGATCTATAACAAGTCTAAATTTTCAGCTACTACTGGTTTGGTGAGTGCTAAGCAACAAACAGTTGCTTTGTTAATGCCTTCAGTAGCGCAAATGCAGGTGAAGTCAATTTCTCATTTGTCTGATCGCATTCCAGCCTCGAAGATTGATCCCCAGGCTTTGGATAGTAATCTCATGGGTTCCATACAGAACCAACGGGCTGTGGCAGATTTCTTTGAGAAGAAATATAGCCTCGATCGCTCGAAGATTGAAGAGTATGTTTCCAGTACCATCTTGATTGCCAAAGAAGTCAACATTGATCCAGTCCTTTTGTTGGCAGTGATTTCCGTGGAATCCAATTTCAATCCAAATACAAAGAGTCATGCTGGCGCTGAAGGTTTGATGCAGGTAATGACTTCAGTACATAAAGATAAATATGCAATTTTTGGCGGCACCTCTGAGGCTGTTAAGCCAGAGGTCAATATTCGTGTTGGCGCCTATATCCTGAAGTATCTGATTGCTACAGCTGGTTCATTGCGCAATGGCTTGAAGTACTACGTTGGCGCCGCTAATGCTGAGGAT is a window from the Polynucleobacter sp. MWH-Aus1W21 genome containing:
- a CDS encoding FAD:protein FMN transferase, with the translated sequence MIRCKPLLGTFVEISIDEDDGLMAIDYAFDAIQKVQDLMGFHNAQSELSLINQYSHAEAVEIHPWTAQVIRIAKEIYLASNGLFNCGIGHRLVAAGLLPRHITFSNHELGGIEDIEFLAPDLVKSVRPVCLDLGGIAKGFAVDMAVRVLISEGICSGSVNAGGDLRVFGNTSFPIQIRNPELPEELIEVGSLKDGAIATSSLYFAKRDGQISYIINPLAQHFSEVHAEVSGSFSILAKECIYADALTKVLALSNNENHPCFERFSAQALRIAA
- a CDS encoding FMN-binding protein, whose amino-acid sequence is MMIWKPNPLALIGLAMLSAPMIAHAKIYVSVEQAQKILFPNKALSKTPIIITDDLQDKMRAASSIRHPFQGDRIWKSSDGSWLVIDEVVGKHEMITYAVAINPNGSIAGIEVLEYVESYGYEVAEAQWRKQFIGKTANDPIKLNQDIQNIGGATLSCKHLTDGVKRVAVLYELALKNTASPNAQSQTIKAK
- a CDS encoding DUF6662 family protein; this encodes MKLTINRLLAFSIFLLATLHFSFAHAGEGAFGWIYTLDLQPKGKLEFEQRLQLNKQQASGTYDAWTARTELEYGLTNDLQVAGYINSYYTSANQNYTNPEACGDSSTCTGGYGVPSAHDPATAYKKSGIEGGSLEAIYRITNPVTSPVGVGLYLEPTWGRNKDELEARLLLQSNFIDDRLILAGNVVVANERLKFIENGNVPESMLDFLVGASYRFAPKWSAGVEARFHNDYSELNLRNQVQRATFIGPNVHYAAKDWWVTGAWRYQLAGGTCMGGGEAECSNARVWDSHSVNEFIVKVGFPLN
- a CDS encoding DUF3820 family protein, which encodes MNAESLEKLVLMKMPFGKYAGRALADLPGNYLAWFAREGFPKSELGQLLELMHTLDHNGLRGLLAPIQRAHGLAAKTKLL
- a CDS encoding DNA/RNA non-specific endonuclease, whose protein sequence is MKFLRSLLFLASLSISLTTFAAFDDCKGLFPRQQIPISNQAGRDLCFDGFAIYYSPQDKKPIYTVEKLNKEQFSVPHPRRTNQFYEEARLPFSERALLSDYRGSGYDRGHNAPAGDMSNERSMAQSFSLANMMPQARQNNQGIWAKNVEEPTRAYVKRAAGDIYVFTGSTGNSGSIGRSRVTIPSHLFKLVYDPSKNTAWAYWIENTNEANMTPPISYKDLVQKTGIDFQLPGVDDAASPGAIASEPLKTKGQKPLIGGWYPVFFDAYSSSKLNEVIDSIKAGKVESIQIQYDRNESLAKQIFLQIESQTNLKTNLLQSSPPESATTTYERNRVTLIIRSK
- a CDS encoding transglycosylase SLT domain-containing protein, yielding MQNPQSTMLAAKDLLAHAMAPVYRVINGLLVVTVFMVVGLWLSGSGTNAGAFDLARVLVPDEARHMVWSNGFGMLNQYKDANEVAAAPAADTEIAAVIYNKSKFSATTGLVSAKQQTVALLMPSVAQMQVKSISHLSDRIPASKIDPQALDSNLMGSIQNQRAVADFFEKKYSLDRSKIEEYVSSTILIAKEVNIDPVLLLAVISVESNFNPNTKSHAGAEGLMQVMTSVHKDKYAIFGGTSEAVKPEVNIRVGAYILKYLIATAGSLRNGLKYYVGAANAEDDGGYADKVMAERNRLISLCQNRSTNRLTLNGKDIRS